In Suttonella indologenes, one genomic interval encodes:
- the trpS gene encoding tryptophan--tRNA ligase: protein MKKRVLTGINTTGIPHLGNYVGAIRPAIAAANRQAQGESFLFLADLHALIKCHDPETVHQSSLAIAATWLACGLDPEKVTLYRQSDIPEITELNWIFNCVCAKGLMNRAHAYKAAVDANNADNNADPDHGISMGLFCYPVLMAADILMFNATHVPVGRDQIQHLEMARDIAARFNHRYENLFVMPEAVVDDNVALLTGTDGRKMSKSYGNTIALFEPEKALRKQIMKIVTNSQAPGEPKNPDDSAIFDIYRAFAGAEEIAAMRRHYAEGISWGDAKQMLFERINTELSTPREIYHSLMAEPAKIEAVLQAGAEKARRESRAFLAQIRHAVGIRPLA from the coding sequence ATGAAAAAACGCGTTCTTACAGGCATCAACACCACCGGCATACCGCATTTAGGCAATTATGTAGGCGCTATCCGCCCCGCGATTGCCGCCGCCAACCGGCAAGCCCAAGGCGAATCCTTTTTATTTTTAGCCGATTTGCACGCCCTGATTAAATGCCACGACCCCGAAACCGTGCATCAATCCTCCCTTGCCATTGCCGCCACATGGCTTGCCTGCGGTTTAGACCCTGAAAAAGTAACCCTGTACCGCCAATCGGACATCCCCGAAATCACGGAACTCAATTGGATATTCAACTGCGTCTGCGCCAAAGGGCTGATGAACCGCGCCCATGCCTATAAAGCGGCGGTAGATGCCAACAACGCCGATAATAATGCCGACCCCGACCACGGCATCTCTATGGGACTGTTCTGCTACCCCGTTCTCATGGCGGCGGATATTCTGATGTTTAACGCCACTCATGTACCCGTAGGGCGCGACCAAATACAACATCTTGAAATGGCTCGTGATATTGCCGCGCGTTTCAACCACCGCTATGAAAACCTATTCGTCATGCCCGAAGCCGTCGTCGATGACAACGTCGCCCTGCTCACCGGCACGGACGGACGCAAAATGAGCAAAAGCTATGGCAACACCATCGCCCTCTTTGAGCCGGAAAAAGCCCTGCGCAAACAAATCATGAAAATCGTTACCAACTCCCAAGCCCCCGGCGAGCCGAAAAACCCCGACGACTCCGCTATCTTCGACATTTACCGCGCCTTTGCCGGCGCCGAAGAAATCGCAGCCATGCGCCGACACTATGCCGAAGGCATCAGCTGGGGCGATGCCAAACAAATGCTCTTTGAACGCATCAATACCGAACTCAGTACCCCGCGCGAAATCTATCACTCCCTCATGGCAGAGCCGGCAAAAATCGAAGCCGTTCTGCAAGCAGGCGCAGAAAAAGCGCGTCGGGAAAGCCGCGCCTTTTTGGCGCAAATCCGCCATGCCGTCGGCATCCGTCCGCTCGCCTAA
- a CDS encoding DEAD/DEAH box helicase, translating into MSEHLSFADFALDPAIQAAIEDCGFSRPTPIQEKTLPLTLKGYDVMGIAQTGTGKTAAFLISLLNYLLSNPVHPKAKGPWAIVLAPTRELAIQIKKDLDQLGRYTGLTSLAIYGGTSIEHQKALFEAANIDIIIGTPGRIIDLYKQRVFRLKNIEVCVLDEADRMFDLGFIDDVRFLLRQMPPADERLNLLFSATMAQKVQELAYEYFNAPQNLSVESEQTTADNIRQSLYHTASHEKTPLLLGLLVAEKPERSMIFLNTKRDLERLSLVLSSNGYPNAALSGDLAQKKREQVIKDFQEGKVNIVVATDVAARGIHVSGVTHVFNYDLPQVAEDYVHRIGRTARAGASGTAISFACEEYVYSLPEIEHYIGQKIEVATLHDELLADVVPPAEEDLQALRDERKQRQQRNRPQNGNQRHRSSNPNRRRRPAQDGQASS; encoded by the coding sequence ATGTCAGAACATCTCAGCTTTGCCGATTTCGCCCTAGATCCCGCCATTCAAGCCGCCATTGAAGACTGCGGATTCAGCCGCCCCACCCCCATCCAAGAAAAAACCCTGCCGCTTACGCTAAAAGGCTACGACGTCATGGGCATTGCCCAAACCGGCACAGGCAAAACCGCTGCATTTCTGATTTCCTTACTCAATTATCTCCTCAGCAACCCCGTTCATCCCAAAGCCAAAGGCCCGTGGGCAATTGTGCTGGCGCCGACGCGCGAACTTGCGATTCAAATCAAAAAAGACCTCGACCAACTCGGACGCTATACCGGCTTGACCAGCCTCGCCATCTACGGCGGCACCTCCATCGAGCATCAAAAAGCCCTATTTGAAGCGGCGAATATCGACATCATCATCGGCACGCCGGGGCGGATTATCGACCTTTACAAACAGCGGGTATTCCGCCTGAAAAACATCGAAGTCTGCGTATTGGATGAAGCCGACCGCATGTTCGACCTCGGCTTTATCGACGACGTGCGCTTTCTGCTGCGCCAAATGCCGCCTGCCGACGAGCGTCTGAACCTCCTGTTTTCCGCCACCATGGCGCAGAAAGTGCAGGAATTGGCTTATGAATATTTTAATGCGCCGCAAAATTTGAGCGTGGAAAGCGAGCAAACCACCGCCGATAATATCCGACAATCGCTCTACCATACCGCCAGCCATGAAAAAACGCCCCTGCTACTCGGCTTATTGGTAGCGGAAAAACCGGAACGCAGCATGATTTTCCTCAACACCAAACGCGATTTGGAACGCCTCAGTTTGGTACTTAGCAGCAACGGCTATCCCAATGCTGCCCTCTCGGGCGATTTGGCGCAGAAAAAACGCGAACAAGTGATTAAAGACTTCCAAGAAGGCAAAGTGAACATCGTCGTCGCCACCGACGTTGCCGCGCGCGGTATCCATGTGTCGGGAGTTACGCATGTATTTAATTACGACCTGCCGCAAGTGGCGGAAGATTACGTGCACCGCATCGGGCGCACCGCACGTGCCGGTGCATCAGGTACCGCCATCAGCTTTGCCTGCGAAGAATACGTCTATTCCCTGCCGGAAATCGAACATTACATCGGGCAGAAAATCGAAGTCGCCACATTGCATGACGAACTGCTTGCCGACGTCGTTCCCCCTGCGGAAGAAGACCTGCAAGCCCTGCGCGACGAACGCAAACAACGTCAGCAGCGCAACCGCCCGCAAAACGGCAATCAGCGCCATCGCAGCAGCAATCCCAACCGCCGCAGACGCCCCGCGCAAGACGGACAAGCCTCATCTTAA
- a CDS encoding iron-containing alcohol dehydrogenase — MIKTTFVGKNYSGWGCLSVLAEEVQRLGAKKALLITDPFLRRNGMADNIAARLKDIGVDSVIYDEVAAEPPLALAQSLVDFTRAQAADLVIGLGGGSALDLAKLAAVFAEQEGEVREYLNLSGSKSLSTRGLPKIMIPTTSGTGSEITNISVLSLESTKDVIAHDFLLADVAIVDPELTVSVPPRVTAATGIDALTHAVESYVSIHANPVTEALSLQAIRLISRSLRTAVQNGEDRQAREDMSYGSYLAGIAFFNAGVAGVHALAYPLGGQFHIAHGESNAVLLPYVMGYIASACEKRLKDIYEAMGFSAAYLSQSEAAQACIARLEELVKDVGIPNSLQAFDIPESALPSLVADGCKQTRLLARSPMPLQEADIAKIYRAAWEGKTF; from the coding sequence ATGATTAAGACCACATTTGTAGGAAAAAACTACAGCGGCTGGGGCTGTCTTTCGGTTTTAGCCGAAGAAGTGCAGCGGCTCGGCGCGAAAAAAGCGCTGTTGATTACCGACCCTTTTTTACGCCGCAACGGCATGGCGGATAATATCGCCGCTCGCCTTAAGGACATCGGCGTGGACAGCGTGATTTATGACGAAGTCGCGGCAGAACCACCCTTGGCTTTGGCGCAATCTTTGGTGGATTTCACGCGGGCGCAGGCGGCGGATTTGGTTATCGGCTTGGGCGGCGGCAGCGCGCTGGATTTGGCGAAATTGGCAGCGGTGTTTGCCGAGCAGGAAGGCGAGGTACGCGAATATTTGAACCTCTCGGGCAGCAAAAGCCTCAGCACGCGCGGTTTGCCGAAAATCATGATTCCCACCACTTCCGGCACCGGTTCGGAGATTACCAATATTTCCGTATTGTCTTTAGAAAGCACTAAAGACGTGATTGCGCATGATTTTCTGCTGGCGGACGTGGCGATTGTCGATCCTGAATTGACCGTATCCGTGCCGCCGCGCGTTACCGCCGCTACCGGTATTGACGCGCTTACGCATGCGGTGGAATCCTATGTTTCCATTCATGCCAACCCTGTAACCGAAGCATTGTCTTTGCAGGCGATTCGCTTGATTAGCCGTTCTCTGCGTACGGCGGTGCAAAACGGAGAAGACCGCCAAGCGCGCGAAGACATGAGCTACGGCAGCTATTTGGCAGGGATTGCTTTCTTTAATGCCGGCGTGGCGGGCGTGCATGCGCTTGCCTATCCTTTGGGCGGACAATTCCATATTGCTCACGGCGAATCTAATGCCGTGCTGCTGCCCTATGTGATGGGCTATATTGCGTCGGCATGCGAAAAACGCTTAAAAGACATTTACGAAGCGATGGGCTTTAGCGCCGCTTATTTATCGCAAAGCGAAGCCGCGCAAGCCTGCATCGCCCGTCTGGAAGAATTGGTTAAAGACGTAGGCATTCCCAACAGTCTGCAAGCCTTTGATATTCCCGAATCGGCGCTGCCCTCGCTGGTTGCCGACGGCTGCAAGCAAACGCGGCTTTTGGCGCGCAGCCCCATGCCTTTGCAGGAAGCGGATATTGCAAAAATTTACCGCGCCGCTTGGGAAGGCAAGACGTTTTAA
- a CDS encoding YifB family Mg chelatase-like AAA ATPase produces the protein MSLATVFSRAPLSLNAPLVRVEVHLASGLPALTLVGLPEKAVKESKDRVRAAILNSGFEFPQKHITINLAPADLPKDGSRYDLAIALGILAASGQIPAAALTDYEWHGELALSGELRHVQGILSCALAAKQAQRRIVVAPSNAAEAALVAEHNLASAHNLAEIAAVLSARQDWQSTPQIAPQAPHYPDFADVIGQQEAKRALLIAAAGAHHVLMSGPPGTGKSMLAQRFAGILPPMTQTEAIESAAIQSISPQGFQAQNWRQRPYRAPHHSSSAAALVGGGSVPKPGEISLAHHGVLFLDELPEFDRRVLEMLREPLENGHISISRAAMKSDFPARFQLIAAMNPCPCGYYGDPQRHCSDTPDQIARYRQKISGPLLDRIDLHLTIARLSPQQLRQQHHAQQNSAELREQAAAARRIALDRQGCPNALLSGQALEQHLCAEAAVYQLLDRAAEKMQLSMRSYHRLLKVARTIADLAASPLINSTHAAEALQYRTWNSR, from the coding sequence ATGAGTCTCGCCACCGTCTTCTCGCGCGCCCCCTTGAGCTTGAATGCTCCCTTGGTGCGCGTAGAAGTACATCTGGCGTCGGGTTTGCCGGCGCTGACCCTAGTCGGACTGCCCGAAAAAGCCGTCAAAGAAAGCAAAGACCGCGTCCGCGCCGCAATACTCAACAGCGGCTTTGAATTTCCGCAAAAACACATCACCATCAACCTCGCCCCTGCCGACCTTCCCAAAGACGGCTCGCGCTACGATCTTGCCATCGCTCTAGGCATTCTTGCCGCCTCGGGACAAATCCCCGCCGCCGCCTTAACTGACTACGAATGGCACGGCGAACTGGCGCTATCGGGCGAACTCCGCCATGTACAGGGTATCTTGTCCTGCGCATTGGCGGCAAAACAAGCCCAACGCCGCATCGTCGTCGCCCCAAGTAATGCGGCGGAAGCCGCCTTAGTCGCAGAACACAATCTCGCCAGCGCCCACAATCTGGCGGAAATCGCCGCCGTCTTATCGGCGCGGCAAGACTGGCAAAGCACGCCGCAGATTGCGCCGCAAGCACCGCATTACCCTGATTTTGCCGACGTCATCGGACAACAGGAAGCCAAACGCGCCCTGCTCATCGCTGCTGCCGGCGCACATCACGTCTTGATGAGCGGGCCGCCCGGCACCGGCAAATCTATGCTCGCACAACGCTTCGCCGGCATACTGCCGCCCATGACCCAAACGGAAGCCATTGAAAGCGCCGCCATCCAATCGATCAGCCCGCAAGGCTTCCAAGCCCAAAATTGGCGGCAACGCCCCTACCGCGCCCCGCACCACAGCAGCTCTGCGGCGGCATTAGTCGGCGGCGGTAGCGTTCCCAAACCCGGCGAAATCTCGCTCGCCCACCACGGCGTACTGTTTTTAGACGAACTGCCCGAATTTGACCGCCGCGTCCTCGAAATGCTGCGCGAACCTCTGGAAAACGGACACATCAGCATCTCACGCGCCGCCATGAAAAGCGATTTTCCCGCACGCTTTCAACTCATCGCCGCCATGAACCCCTGCCCCTGCGGCTACTACGGCGACCCGCAGCGCCATTGCAGCGACACCCCCGACCAAATCGCCCGCTACCGGCAAAAAATCAGCGGCCCTCTGCTTGATCGCATCGACCTGCACCTGACCATCGCCCGCCTCAGTCCGCAGCAACTACGCCAACAGCACCATGCACAGCAAAACAGCGCCGAACTGCGTGAACAAGCCGCCGCCGCGCGCCGCATCGCCCTCGACAGACAAGGCTGCCCCAATGCCCTACTCAGCGGACAAGCCCTCGAGCAACACCTCTGCGCCGAAGCCGCCGTCTATCAACTGCTCGATCGCGCCGCCGAAAAAATGCAACTCTCCATGCGTAGCTACCACCGTCTGCTCAAAGTTGCCCGTACCATCGCCGACCTTGCCGCCAGCCCCCTCATCAACAGCACACATGCCGCAGAAGCCCTGCAATACCGCACTTGGAACAGCCGCTAA
- a CDS encoding aspartate/glutamate racemase family protein, producing MKTLGIIGGMSPESTEIYYRDINRLVNQAAGGNRSAPIVMLSVDFEEIVRHQKNGAWQQTAAILSEAARKLESIGAEGILLATNTMHKNAEDIAAVISVPFLHILDAAAQAIQARQLRKIGVLGTAFTMQDNFYRKGLAERGIDMLVPETTVQTKIHRIIFEELCLGKILPQSRAFYLDAVQALAAQGAEGIILGCTEIGLLIRQEDHHLPFFDTAALHAQAAADFVLSD from the coding sequence ATGAAAACTCTAGGCATTATCGGCGGCATGTCGCCCGAAAGCACCGAAATCTATTACCGCGACATCAACCGCTTGGTTAATCAAGCCGCCGGCGGCAACCGCTCCGCGCCGATTGTTATGCTCAGCGTGGACTTTGAAGAAATCGTCCGTCATCAAAAAAACGGTGCATGGCAGCAAACCGCCGCCATCTTGAGCGAAGCCGCCCGTAAACTCGAAAGCATCGGTGCAGAAGGCATTTTGCTTGCCACCAATACCATGCACAAAAATGCCGAAGACATCGCCGCCGTCATCTCCGTTCCTTTCCTGCACATTCTCGATGCCGCCGCGCAAGCCATTCAGGCGCGGCAACTCCGCAAAATCGGCGTATTAGGCACGGCTTTTACCATGCAAGATAATTTCTACCGCAAAGGTTTGGCTGAACGCGGCATTGATATGCTCGTGCCCGAGACGACAGTGCAGACGAAAATTCATCGCATCATTTTTGAAGAGTTGTGCCTAGGGAAAATACTGCCGCAAAGCCGCGCCTTTTATCTTGATGCGGTGCAGGCTCTAGCAGCGCAAGGCGCAGAAGGTATTATTTTGGGCTGCACCGAAATCGGTCTGCTGATTCGGCAAGAAGACCACCATTTGCCCTTCTTCGACACCGCCGCCCTACATGCGCAAGCGGCAGCGGATTTTGTCCTTTCCGACTAA
- a CDS encoding LacI family DNA-binding transcriptional regulator: protein MASSKDVAKKAGVSQTTVSRVLNAPEQVRPETRDKVLAAIAALNYVPDANARSLVQQKSYSISLISGGLENPFFVDSTTEIINFANRAGYRVNVHFVGSDEVADAYDAALANKTDGLIMSCMLLDDPVVERLEHLQLPFISFNRRHREKGNYVEIDNLAAGKLAAEHLLALGHRDILWIGAYPRVSTFANRFLGYQSAMQAAKSRFGETLRSRVINFKQLDRPDVFGLLERLAQTDTMPSAICAATDAMAIDVLDALAALDCSVPEQVSVIGIDNVRLSGSRLIELSTVGCAKGQILGFTAVQALFAMIEAKEDGRQLPEIRITEPVTLYERRTTRALL, encoded by the coding sequence ATGGCTTCTTCCAAAGATGTGGCGAAAAAAGCGGGGGTGTCGCAGACAACCGTTTCGCGCGTGCTGAATGCGCCCGAGCAAGTGCGTCCTGAAACGCGAGACAAAGTGCTGGCGGCGATTGCGGCGCTCAATTATGTGCCGGATGCGAATGCCCGCAGTTTGGTGCAGCAAAAATCCTATAGCATTTCTTTGATTTCGGGCGGCTTGGAAAATCCTTTTTTTGTCGATTCCACGACTGAAATCATCAATTTCGCCAACCGTGCCGGCTATCGCGTGAACGTGCATTTTGTCGGCAGCGACGAAGTGGCGGATGCCTATGATGCGGCATTGGCGAATAAAACCGACGGTTTGATTATGTCCTGCATGTTGTTGGATGATCCCGTGGTTGAGCGTTTGGAACATTTGCAATTGCCTTTTATCAGTTTTAACCGCCGCCACCGCGAGAAAGGCAATTATGTGGAAATCGATAATCTGGCGGCAGGCAAGCTGGCGGCGGAGCATCTGCTGGCATTGGGGCATCGCGATATTTTATGGATTGGCGCTTATCCGCGCGTCAGCACCTTTGCCAATCGTTTTTTAGGTTATCAATCCGCCATGCAGGCGGCAAAAAGCCGTTTCGGCGAGACTTTGCGCAGTCGCGTGATTAATTTCAAACAATTGGACAGACCCGATGTCTTCGGTTTGCTGGAACGTTTGGCGCAAACTGACACCATGCCGAGCGCGATTTGCGCCGCAACCGATGCGATGGCGATTGATGTCTTAGATGCTTTGGCGGCTTTAGATTGCTCGGTGCCGGAGCAGGTCAGCGTGATTGGCATTGATAATGTGCGTTTGAGCGGCAGCCGCCTGATTGAATTAAGCACGGTGGGCTGCGCCAAAGGGCAGATATTGGGCTTTACCGCCGTGCAGGCATTATTTGCAATGATTGAAGCCAAAGAAGACGGACGCCAATTGCCGGAAATTCGCATTACTGAACCCGTTACTTTATACGAACGCCGCACAACGCGCGCCTTGCTTTAA
- a CDS encoding NAD-dependent succinate-semialdehyde dehydrogenase, which yields MLLKQQCYIDGQWLGTGEIAVSNPATGEIIAHVPNFGAAEAEQAVAAAAAALPAWRDKTAKERSKILRKWFDLIMQHQDELAEILTREQGKPLTEARGEIAYGASYIEWYAEEAKRIYGETIPAAGENQKIIVQKQAVGVCAAITPWNFPNAMITRKAAPALAAGCSFIIRPASQTPLSALALAALAEEAGIPKGVFNVITGEAKAIGKVLTESDTVRKFSFTGSTATGKLLMQQCASTIKKVSLELGGNAPFIVFDDADIGKAVQGAIASKFRNAGQTCVCANRIYVQSGVYDTFVSQLKAAVEQLKIGNGLSEGVNFGPLIDSNALLKVQEHIDDALAKGAELVCGGKAHSAGELFFEPSILRHVPYDAKVAKEETFGPLAPIFRFDSEEEVIAQANDTEFGLAAYFYSRDIGRIHRVADALEYGMVGINSGIISNEAAPFGGIKQSGLGREGGRQGIEDYIESKYLLLQY from the coding sequence ATGCTTTTAAAACAACAATGTTATATTGACGGACAATGGCTGGGCACAGGCGAGATTGCCGTGAGCAATCCTGCCACAGGAGAAATCATTGCCCATGTGCCGAATTTCGGCGCAGCAGAGGCGGAGCAAGCGGTAGCAGCGGCGGCAGCGGCTTTACCTGCATGGCGCGATAAAACCGCCAAAGAACGCAGCAAGATTTTGCGCAAATGGTTTGACCTTATCATGCAACATCAGGACGAACTGGCGGAAATCCTTACCCGCGAACAGGGTAAGCCTTTGACGGAAGCGCGCGGCGAAATCGCTTACGGCGCCTCCTATATCGAATGGTATGCGGAAGAAGCCAAGCGCATTTACGGCGAAACCATACCTGCTGCGGGCGAGAATCAGAAAATTATCGTGCAAAAACAGGCTGTCGGTGTGTGCGCGGCGATTACGCCGTGGAATTTCCCCAATGCCATGATTACCCGCAAAGCCGCGCCCGCTTTGGCGGCAGGTTGCAGCTTTATCATTCGTCCCGCCAGTCAAACGCCGCTTTCTGCGTTGGCATTGGCGGCATTGGCAGAAGAGGCGGGCATTCCCAAAGGCGTGTTTAACGTCATTACCGGCGAAGCCAAAGCCATCGGCAAAGTGCTGACCGAAAGCGATACGGTGCGCAAATTCAGCTTCACAGGCTCAACCGCTACCGGCAAATTACTCATGCAGCAATGCGCGTCCACGATTAAAAAAGTCTCGCTGGAATTGGGCGGCAATGCACCCTTTATCGTCTTTGACGATGCCGATATCGGTAAAGCCGTGCAGGGCGCCATCGCCAGCAAATTCAGAAATGCGGGGCAAACCTGCGTCTGCGCCAACCGCATTTATGTGCAAAGCGGCGTGTATGACACCTTTGTCAGCCAGCTTAAAGCGGCGGTAGAACAACTGAAGATTGGCAACGGTCTCTCGGAAGGCGTGAATTTCGGGCCTTTGATTGACAGCAATGCGCTACTTAAAGTGCAGGAGCATATTGATGATGCCCTTGCCAAAGGCGCGGAATTGGTCTGCGGCGGCAAAGCACACAGCGCAGGGGAATTATTCTTTGAACCCAGCATTTTGCGTCATGTGCCCTATGATGCCAAAGTCGCCAAAGAAGAAACCTTCGGGCCTTTGGCGCCGATTTTCCGCTTTGACAGCGAAGAAGAAGTGATTGCTCAAGCCAATGATACGGAATTCGGTCTGGCGGCTTATTTCTACAGCCGCGATATCGGGCGCATTCATCGTGTGGCGGATGCTTTGGAATACGGCATGGTCGGCATCAACAGCGGCATCATTTCCAACGAAGCTGCGCCTTTCGGCGGTATCAAGCAATCAGGGCTGGGACGCGAAGGCGGCAGACAAGGGATTGAAGATTACATCGAAAGCAAATATCTGCTGTTGCAGTATTAA
- a CDS encoding EamA family transporter has product MSWLFYALLAALFAALTAIFAKIGLQGINSDFATFIRTVMIVFIIALWVSYLGKWQSFADISGRQWGFLFLSAAATGFSWLFYFKALQIGQAAHVAPVDKLSVVFVAVFATLFLGERLSAREWFGIVLIVGGVLLLTLKANPRPAPAQTTPTQHHSSS; this is encoded by the coding sequence ATGTCTTGGTTATTCTACGCCCTGCTCGCCGCCCTATTCGCCGCTTTAACCGCCATTTTCGCCAAAATCGGCTTGCAAGGCATCAACAGCGATTTCGCTACCTTTATCCGCACCGTGATGATTGTCTTCATCATCGCGCTCTGGGTCAGCTATCTGGGCAAATGGCAATCTTTCGCCGATATCAGCGGCAGGCAATGGGGCTTTTTATTTTTATCCGCCGCTGCCACAGGCTTTTCTTGGCTCTTTTATTTCAAAGCTCTGCAAATCGGACAAGCCGCCCATGTCGCGCCGGTGGATAAATTATCGGTAGTCTTCGTGGCCGTCTTTGCCACCCTGTTTTTGGGCGAACGCCTAAGCGCACGCGAATGGTTCGGTATCGTCCTGATTGTCGGCGGCGTTTTATTGCTGACTCTCAAAGCCAATCCTAGACCCGCCCCCGCACAAACAACGCCGACACAGCATCATTCCTCATCATAA